A window from Streptomyces sp. NBC_00271 encodes these proteins:
- a CDS encoding M18 family aminopeptidase, with protein sequence MSPTHDRSHSDDLLSFVRSSPSPYHVVANAAQRLEKAGFQELRETDDWTAGAEGGRYVVRAGALLAWYVPAGAPARTPFRIVGAHTDSPNLRIKPEPDTGSAGWRQIAVEIYGGVPHNTWLDRDLGISGRLTLRDGSSRLVCVDQPLLRVPQLAIHLDRSVNEGVALDAQLHMTPLWGLGPTRPGALLARVAAEADTDVAEVLGWDLMLHDIQPPGYLGADEEFLVSPRLDNQISVHAGVTALVSAATAAQPPAHIPVLAAFDHEEVGSGSQSGAQGPLLERVLGRSVAARGGSAEDFNRALAGAFCVSADMSHAVHPNYAERHDPDHHPLPNGGPVVKVNVNQRYATDGTGVAAFAAACERAEVPWQPFVSHNAMPCGTSIGPITAARLGVATVDVGVPGLSMHSARELCGAQDPGLLARVLTEFVTTG encoded by the coding sequence ATGTCCCCCACACATGACCGCAGTCACAGCGACGATCTGCTCTCCTTCGTCCGCTCCAGCCCCTCGCCCTACCACGTGGTCGCGAACGCGGCCCAGCGCCTGGAGAAGGCGGGCTTCCAGGAGCTGCGCGAGACGGACGACTGGACGGCCGGTGCCGAGGGCGGCCGGTACGTCGTCCGCGCCGGAGCGCTGCTTGCCTGGTACGTCCCCGCGGGCGCCCCGGCCCGCACCCCGTTCCGGATCGTCGGAGCCCACACCGACTCCCCGAACCTGCGGATCAAGCCCGAGCCCGACACCGGCTCCGCGGGCTGGCGGCAGATCGCCGTGGAGATATACGGCGGCGTCCCGCACAACACCTGGCTCGACCGCGACCTCGGCATCTCGGGCCGACTGACCCTGCGCGACGGATCCAGCCGCCTCGTCTGCGTCGACCAGCCGCTGCTGCGCGTACCCCAGCTCGCCATCCACCTCGACCGCAGCGTCAACGAAGGTGTCGCGCTCGACGCGCAGCTGCACATGACCCCGCTGTGGGGCCTCGGCCCCACCCGGCCCGGCGCCCTGCTCGCCCGGGTCGCCGCCGAGGCGGACACCGACGTCGCCGAGGTCCTCGGATGGGACCTGATGCTGCACGACATCCAGCCGCCCGGCTATCTCGGCGCCGACGAGGAGTTCCTCGTCTCGCCCCGGCTGGACAACCAGATCTCCGTGCACGCGGGCGTCACCGCGCTGGTCTCCGCCGCCACCGCCGCCCAGCCGCCCGCCCACATTCCGGTGCTCGCCGCCTTCGACCACGAGGAGGTCGGCAGCGGCTCCCAGTCGGGCGCCCAGGGCCCCCTGCTGGAGCGGGTGCTCGGCCGGTCCGTCGCCGCGCGCGGCGGCAGCGCCGAGGACTTCAACCGGGCCCTCGCCGGCGCCTTCTGCGTCTCCGCCGACATGTCGCACGCCGTGCACCCCAACTACGCCGAACGCCACGACCCGGACCACCACCCCCTCCCCAACGGCGGCCCCGTCGTCAAGGTCAACGTCAACCAGCGGTACGCCACCGACGGCACCGGAGTAGCCGCCTTCGCCGCGGCCTGCGAGCGCGCCGAGGTGCCCTGGCAGCCGTTCGTCTCCCACAACGCCATGCCGTGCGGCACCTCGATCGGCCCGATCACCGCGGCCCGGCTGGGAGTCGCCACCGTCGACGTGGGCGTGCCGGGGCTGTCGATGCACTCCGCGCGGGAGCTGTGCGGGGCGCAGGACCCCGGCCTGCTGGCCCGGGTCCTGACCGAGTTCGTCACCACGGGCTGA
- a CDS encoding MupA/Atu3671 family FMN-dependent luciferase-like monooxygenase: MTTVRTSPASQASAEAVARTVAVSGRLDELLTAARHRTEPPAGQSAEPPVGQPAEPPTGKPAEPPSHHGPHVTLPPDSGMSGTGASEAQRAHADDLVRRFTERTRTSKELAQRHRTVLADSRAVVGFRRATKEMQYPIAARSAHGARLTDVDGNDYTDITMGFGALLLGHEPAPVTEAVRRHLADGLRLGPRSEDTGVAAELLAELTGMERVAFANSGTEANSAALRLARAATGRDRVVMFRGSYHGHIDSVLGRPGPDGRHAVPVSRGIPASAVSELLVLEYGSQESLDVIDELGDTIAAVLVEPVQCRNPALRPVAFLRALRELTARRAIVLLFDEMLTGLRPHPRGAQHHYGVVPDLATYGKALGSGHPIGAIAGRADLMDGIDGGFWRYGDDSRPTRDTTFFGGTYIQHPLSMAAARAVLTHLKERGPELQQTLNARTDALTTDLDAFFRAEEFPLETAHFGSMFRFTHRADMELLYHHLLLRGIYVWEWRSFYLSTAHTDTDVERITDAVKDSLRELRAGGHFPTTARRSRRHSRGEAAERPAPDFGVYFFGDHPDGEDSAQAYERLIETARFADTHDFSTLWLPERHFHSFGGLFPNPSVLAAALARETRRIRLHAGSVVLPLHDPVRIAEEWAVADNLSGGRVGIGCASGWHASDFALHPDRFTDRTAIAFQHLEDVRRLWRGESVARRTGEGHPIDVRLHPRPVQELPPMYLATSGRRASYEEAARRDLGIVTNLMNQTVEQLTANIRHYRRLRAERGLDPDAGRVTVLLHTHLAEDHAAARAAAREPMSRYLRSSLQMRSAASALGGRPEDVADASEADLAYLFDRAYDRYCDQRALIGSPDTCAATVDALRAAGVDEIAALVDFGLPTKEMRAGLEQLDALRRRYHEPPTEPKKPKKPKRPEERRAPATPAQRRLWLAAALIANPAAYNEIQGVRLRGPLDVEALRTAVDGLVRRHDGLRTAFVAGGDGVFQVVREDRDRGCPALTVDDVRGRDADEVIRAALREESTRAYDLASGPLFTPRLLRLADDDHALILGMHHLVTDGHSAGLVAADLGEFYRAAVEGRAPRFERAAGSTLDTIAVTGTADDLDWWRAHLGDGPGAPALPTDRPRTRTVAGRGGAVGLRLGPERAGRLREWSGRQGVTLFATLLTAWRIVLRQYAGQDDFVIGSTFGRRTPETRDTVGFHVSLLPLRGTLTDGTTLTDAVRATRDTLFAADARQHVDLDALSAARHPDPGNPRPLVTVSADLDTAPLTALALPGLRATPLDGGTESAPLELALMATRLPDEDLDLRLRYDADLFDEATARGCLDRLESVLSGLTAGAAETVGDLTPGSDTPTVPDGAHRLRTLWQHTLGPVGDLTPDANFFELGGNSIGAIRLVNRVRDSFGVEYPLADFFADATLGAMTARLASPRGVTVVDTAPVSDQQARMIAGVLNMPRPEVWNIPTRIRFTGPLDVAALRTAVAGLLDRHHGLRCRFVPGDRQPVPSYGTDDGTGWRQEVLDVPPPALPVEDLTGIADESERLARAEELCREAAATPIAVTGGVPPVPPVLPVLRLLRVAPDRWTLMFVVHHICVDGWSLSLLLGELAALYTAAAEGRPHGLPEPAGQCTDYARWQREHADPAEEARRTAYWTRYLEGIPAAVEIPGDRARPAVPSGHGGTLRGTASGELRRAVEELAAARHTTPFGVAAAALGVLVARRSGVRDIAMGTPYAHRERSAFESMVALTSTGVVVRVTPDPDETRGALVERTGAGALEATAHVLPTARIVRALRESGARAVPERFPLTIAFQNSLDTDIEIPGLDVEVDDLAPPVSRGDLSFGLAPRRDPAKGYRTFLEYSADLWDPATAQELLDDWQAVLAELCTRPDAPVASLLNPLQPLRKA; encoded by the coding sequence ATGACCACGGTGCGGACCAGCCCCGCGTCGCAGGCGAGCGCCGAGGCCGTCGCCCGAACCGTCGCCGTCTCCGGACGGCTCGACGAACTCCTGACGGCGGCCCGACACCGCACCGAGCCGCCCGCCGGGCAATCCGCCGAACCGCCCGTCGGGCAACCCGCCGAGCCTCCCACCGGGAAACCCGCCGAGCCCCCCTCCCACCACGGCCCCCACGTCACCCTCCCCCCTGACTCCGGCATGTCCGGCACCGGTGCGAGCGAGGCCCAGCGGGCCCATGCCGACGACCTGGTCCGCCGCTTCACCGAGCGGACCCGCACGTCGAAGGAGCTGGCGCAGCGGCACCGAACGGTGCTGGCGGACAGCCGGGCCGTGGTCGGCTTCCGGCGGGCGACGAAGGAGATGCAGTACCCGATCGCGGCCCGCTCGGCGCACGGGGCCCGGCTGACGGACGTCGACGGCAACGACTACACCGACATCACCATGGGCTTCGGCGCGCTGCTGCTCGGCCACGAGCCCGCCCCGGTGACGGAGGCCGTCCGCCGGCACCTCGCCGACGGACTGCGCCTCGGTCCGCGCTCCGAGGACACGGGCGTGGCCGCCGAACTGCTCGCGGAGCTCACCGGCATGGAGCGGGTAGCGTTCGCGAACTCCGGCACCGAGGCCAACTCCGCCGCCCTGCGGCTCGCCCGCGCGGCCACCGGACGCGACCGCGTGGTCATGTTCCGCGGCTCCTACCACGGCCACATCGACTCGGTCCTCGGCCGCCCGGGCCCCGACGGCCGCCACGCCGTCCCCGTCTCGCGCGGCATCCCCGCGAGCGCGGTGTCCGAACTCCTCGTCCTCGAATACGGCAGCCAGGAGAGCCTGGACGTCATCGACGAACTCGGCGACACGATCGCCGCGGTCCTCGTCGAACCGGTCCAGTGCCGCAACCCCGCCCTGCGCCCCGTCGCCTTCCTGCGCGCGCTGCGGGAGCTGACCGCCCGGCGCGCCATCGTCCTCCTCTTCGACGAGATGCTCACCGGCCTGCGCCCCCACCCCCGCGGCGCCCAGCACCACTACGGCGTCGTCCCCGACCTCGCCACCTACGGCAAGGCCCTCGGCAGCGGTCACCCCATCGGCGCGATCGCGGGCCGCGCCGACCTCATGGACGGCATCGACGGCGGCTTCTGGCGGTACGGGGACGACAGCCGCCCGACGCGCGACACGACCTTCTTCGGCGGTACGTACATCCAGCACCCCCTGTCGATGGCCGCCGCCCGCGCGGTCCTCACCCACCTCAAGGAGCGGGGCCCGGAGCTCCAGCAGACGCTGAACGCCCGCACCGACGCGCTCACCACCGACCTCGACGCCTTCTTCCGCGCCGAGGAATTCCCCCTGGAAACAGCCCACTTCGGGTCCATGTTCCGCTTCACCCACCGCGCCGACATGGAACTGCTCTACCACCACCTCCTCCTGCGCGGGATCTACGTCTGGGAGTGGCGCTCCTTCTACCTCTCCACCGCGCACACCGACACCGACGTCGAACGGATCACGGACGCGGTGAAGGACTCACTGCGGGAGCTGCGCGCGGGCGGCCACTTCCCGACGACGGCCCGACGCAGTCGACGTCACAGCCGCGGCGAGGCCGCCGAACGCCCCGCCCCCGACTTCGGTGTCTACTTCTTCGGCGACCACCCCGACGGCGAGGACAGCGCCCAGGCCTACGAACGGCTGATAGAGACCGCACGCTTCGCCGACACCCACGACTTCAGCACGCTCTGGCTCCCCGAACGCCACTTCCACTCCTTCGGCGGCCTCTTCCCCAACCCGTCCGTCCTGGCCGCCGCGCTCGCCCGGGAGACCCGCCGCATCCGTCTGCACGCGGGCTCGGTGGTCCTCCCGCTGCACGACCCCGTGCGGATCGCCGAGGAGTGGGCGGTGGCCGACAACCTCTCCGGCGGCCGGGTCGGCATCGGCTGCGCGAGCGGCTGGCACGCGAGCGACTTCGCCCTGCACCCCGACCGCTTCACCGACCGCACCGCGATCGCCTTCCAGCACCTGGAGGACGTACGGCGGCTGTGGCGGGGCGAGAGCGTCGCGCGCCGTACCGGCGAAGGGCACCCCATCGACGTACGCCTGCATCCGCGGCCCGTGCAGGAGCTGCCGCCGATGTACCTGGCGACGTCCGGGCGGCGTGCCTCGTACGAGGAGGCGGCCCGCCGCGACCTCGGGATCGTCACCAACCTCATGAACCAGACGGTCGAGCAGCTCACGGCGAACATCCGCCACTACCGCCGGCTGCGCGCCGAGCGCGGCCTCGACCCCGACGCGGGCCGCGTCACCGTCCTGCTCCACACCCACCTCGCCGAGGACCACGCCGCCGCCCGGGCCGCCGCGCGCGAGCCGATGAGCCGCTATCTGCGCTCCTCCCTCCAGATGCGTTCCGCCGCGAGCGCCCTCGGCGGCCGCCCCGAGGACGTGGCCGACGCGAGCGAGGCCGACCTCGCCTACCTCTTCGACCGCGCCTACGACCGCTACTGCGACCAACGGGCCCTCATCGGCTCGCCGGACACCTGCGCGGCCACCGTCGACGCGCTGCGGGCCGCGGGGGTCGACGAGATCGCTGCCCTGGTCGACTTCGGGCTACCGACCAAGGAGATGCGGGCGGGCCTGGAGCAGCTGGACGCCCTGCGCCGCCGCTACCACGAGCCCCCGACGGAGCCGAAGAAGCCGAAGAAGCCGAAGAGGCCCGAAGAACGGCGGGCTCCCGCGACCCCGGCTCAGCGCCGTCTCTGGCTCGCCGCCGCACTGATCGCCAACCCGGCCGCGTACAACGAGATCCAGGGCGTACGGCTGCGGGGTCCGCTGGACGTCGAGGCGCTGCGGACCGCCGTGGACGGCCTCGTCCGCCGCCACGACGGGCTGCGGACCGCGTTCGTGGCCGGGGGAGACGGGGTCTTCCAGGTCGTACGGGAGGACCGGGACCGGGGATGTCCGGCGCTGACCGTCGACGACGTCCGGGGCCGGGACGCCGACGAGGTGATCCGGGCCGCCCTGCGCGAGGAGAGCACCCGCGCGTACGACCTCGCGTCGGGTCCGCTGTTCACGCCCCGGCTGCTGCGGCTCGCCGACGACGACCACGCGCTGATCCTCGGCATGCATCACCTCGTCACCGACGGCCACTCCGCGGGGCTGGTCGCCGCCGACCTCGGGGAGTTCTACCGGGCGGCGGTGGAAGGACGCGCGCCCCGCTTCGAGCGGGCCGCCGGGAGCACACTCGACACGATCGCGGTGACCGGGACAGCGGACGACCTGGACTGGTGGCGCGCCCACCTCGGGGACGGGCCGGGCGCGCCCGCGCTGCCCACGGACCGGCCGCGCACCCGCACCGTCGCCGGACGCGGCGGGGCCGTGGGGCTGCGGCTAGGCCCGGAGCGGGCGGGGCGGCTGCGGGAGTGGAGCGGGCGGCAAGGGGTCACCCTGTTCGCGACGCTGCTCACCGCCTGGCGGATCGTGCTGCGCCAGTACGCCGGACAGGACGACTTCGTCATCGGGTCCACCTTCGGCCGCCGCACCCCCGAGACGCGGGACACCGTCGGCTTCCACGTGTCCCTGCTGCCCCTGCGCGGGACCCTGACCGACGGCACGACACTCACCGACGCCGTACGCGCCACCCGGGACACGCTCTTCGCGGCCGACGCCCGCCAACACGTCGACCTGGACGCCCTGTCGGCGGCCCGCCACCCCGACCCGGGCAACCCGCGCCCCCTCGTCACCGTCTCCGCCGACCTCGACACCGCGCCCCTGACCGCTCTCGCCCTGCCGGGCCTGCGCGCCACCCCCCTCGACGGCGGCACCGAGTCCGCACCCCTCGAACTCGCCCTCATGGCGACCCGGCTCCCCGACGAGGACCTCGACCTGCGCCTCCGCTACGACGCCGACCTGTTCGACGAGGCGACGGCACGGGGGTGCCTGGACCGTCTGGAGAGCGTGCTGAGCGGCCTGACGGCGGGCGCCGCGGAGACGGTCGGCGACCTGACACCGGGTTCCGACACCCCAACCGTCCCCGACGGCGCCCACCGTCTCCGTACCCTCTGGCAGCACACCCTCGGCCCGGTCGGTGATCTCACCCCGGACGCCAACTTCTTCGAACTCGGGGGGAATTCGATCGGCGCGATCAGACTGGTGAACCGGGTCCGGGACAGCTTCGGCGTGGAATACCCCTTGGCGGACTTCTTCGCCGACGCCACGCTGGGGGCGATGACCGCCCGGCTCGCGTCACCCCGGGGCGTGACCGTGGTGGACACGGCGCCCGTCAGCGACCAGCAGGCCCGCATGATCGCGGGCGTCCTGAACATGCCCCGCCCCGAGGTGTGGAACATCCCGACCCGGATCCGTTTCACCGGCCCCCTGGACGTGGCCGCCCTGCGCACCGCGGTGGCCGGGCTGCTCGACCGACACCACGGACTGCGGTGCCGCTTCGTACCCGGAGACCGGCAACCGGTCCCGTCGTACGGAACGGACGACGGCACCGGCTGGCGGCAGGAGGTTCTCGACGTGCCGCCCCCGGCGCTGCCCGTCGAGGACCTCACCGGCATCGCCGACGAGTCCGAACGGCTCGCGCGCGCCGAGGAGTTGTGCCGGGAGGCCGCCGCGACGCCCATCGCGGTGACCGGCGGTGTCCCGCCGGTCCCGCCGGTCCTGCCCGTCCTGCGGCTGCTGCGGGTCGCGCCCGACCGGTGGACGCTGATGTTCGTCGTGCACCACATCTGCGTCGACGGCTGGTCCCTCTCCCTTCTCCTGGGCGAGCTCGCCGCGCTCTACACGGCCGCCGCCGAGGGCCGCCCGCACGGCCTGCCCGAACCGGCGGGGCAGTGCACGGACTACGCCCGCTGGCAGCGCGAGCACGCCGACCCCGCCGAGGAGGCCCGCAGGACGGCGTACTGGACCCGGTATCTGGAGGGGATCCCGGCCGCGGTCGAGATCCCCGGCGACCGGGCCCGGCCCGCCGTACCGAGCGGACACGGCGGCACCCTGCGCGGAACCGCCTCCGGTGAGCTGCGCAGGGCCGTCGAGGAGTTGGCCGCAGCGCGGCACACCACTCCCTTCGGGGTCGCGGCCGCGGCGCTCGGCGTGCTGGTCGCCCGCCGGTCCGGGGTGCGGGACATCGCGATGGGCACGCCGTACGCCCACCGCGAACGCAGCGCGTTCGAGTCGATGGTCGCGCTGACGTCGACCGGCGTGGTCGTACGGGTGACGCCCGACCCGGACGAGACGCGCGGCGCCCTCGTGGAGCGGACCGGTGCCGGCGCCCTGGAGGCGACGGCCCACGTCCTGCCGACCGCGCGGATCGTGCGCGCCCTGCGCGAGAGCGGTGCCCGCGCGGTGCCCGAGCGCTTCCCGCTGACCATCGCCTTCCAGAACTCCCTGGACACGGACATCGAGATCCCCGGACTCGACGTCGAGGTCGACGACCTCGCCCCGCCCGTGTCCCGCGGTGACCTCTCCTTCGGTCTCGCCCCGCGCCGCGACCCGGCCAAGGGCTACCGCACCTTCCTGGAGTACTCCGCCGATCTGTGGGACCCCGCCACGGCTCAGGAGCTGCTCGACGACTGGCAGGCCGTCCTCGCCGAGCTGTGCACTCGGCCGGACGCGCCCGTCGCTTCACTCCTCAACCCTCTCCAGCCCCTCCGAAAGGCGTGA
- a CDS encoding type I polyketide synthase, protein MRTAVVGMALRFPGADAPDGYWRDIRAGVTHVRRFTDAELAAAGFAPEEYGAPDFVAASAPLPGIDGFDAAYFGMSAREATVTDPQQRLFLECAHHALEDAGYAQPRAGVRIGVCGSTGYRLHSLHSYLANNLREEAGSGDWQRQKQAQVGNYPDFAAPRAAHRLALTGPALNVATACSSSLVSVHLACQALHFGDADLMVVASAALHVPQVTGHRHVRGSTISRSGTVRPFDADADGTVGGNGVAAVVLKPLERALADGDTVYAVIAGSAVTNDGADRAGFAAPGSTGQRDAVLGALRAAGVPADSIGYLEAHGTGTLKGDPIEFAALTEAFRLHTDRTGFCALGSTKSAIGHLDSAAGLAGLIKAVLVLRHGEIPPLVNHTRPNPALDVTGSPFVLPTRPRPWPAEEGRPRRAGVHSIGMGGTNAHVILEEAPTPAPRPPDRGQAPALLPLSGHTPEALLASAGAFRDHLTEHPGTDHADLLLSTALGRRHLEHRLVVTAPADDTATALDAFVRGEAGAYAHGVAGAEADGGPVFLFTGQGSGYDGMGAVLAERFPVVARTLEECAGIHRDETGEEGFLDRLLGGADGGPAEGARARGPEGVRARGPEGARVWDTAFAQPALFALQVAQARLWRRFGVEPVAVAGHSAGEYAALCVAGALTLEDGLRLICRRGRLMRDGTPAGGMLAVFAAEDVVRGLVTEVDGLELAVVNGPGQYVVGGPPEAVAAARARLAERGTPAEPLPVDRAFHTALLDPVLADFRDACGKVRPRPTRTEFVSGLDGVRHPVGWLPDADHLVRGTRRPVDFAAVLRTLERTPGPPVHLEIGPDASLTGLVRRARPDTPAVPTQRRGDRGLGTLWAAVARLHCAGHRLDWAALLDGSDARRIPLPPYPFQHRSYWTGPPPTPLADDRRTEHGMTEQAVLERVLALSARHLGYAPEEITAERTFVGLGADSLQLIGMVRQLEAEFGVEIGMREILEEAGTPRLAARLIAERTGRGAVSASADVTPDDEPVHVTPDEEPVYATRAEVEELARQIRQLAETQTRMLGQLSEAVALLAEGRKEVGG, encoded by the coding sequence GTGCGTACGGCAGTCGTCGGGATGGCGCTGAGGTTTCCGGGAGCTGACGCCCCCGACGGGTACTGGCGGGACATCCGGGCGGGCGTGACGCACGTACGGCGGTTCACCGACGCCGAGCTGGCGGCGGCCGGGTTCGCCCCCGAGGAGTACGGCGCGCCCGACTTCGTGGCCGCGAGCGCCCCGCTGCCCGGCATCGACGGCTTCGACGCGGCCTACTTCGGGATGAGCGCCCGCGAGGCCACGGTCACCGATCCCCAGCAACGGCTCTTTCTGGAGTGCGCCCACCACGCCCTGGAGGACGCGGGGTACGCACAGCCGCGCGCCGGGGTGCGGATCGGGGTGTGCGGGAGCACCGGCTACCGGCTCCACTCGCTGCACAGCTATCTCGCCAACAACCTGCGGGAGGAGGCGGGTTCGGGGGACTGGCAGCGGCAGAAGCAGGCGCAGGTCGGCAACTACCCCGATTTCGCGGCCCCTCGGGCGGCCCACCGGCTCGCACTGACGGGCCCGGCCCTGAACGTGGCCACGGCCTGCTCCTCGTCCCTGGTGTCCGTCCATCTCGCCTGCCAGGCCCTGCACTTCGGCGACGCGGACCTCATGGTCGTCGCCTCGGCCGCCCTGCACGTGCCCCAGGTCACCGGGCACCGGCACGTACGCGGCTCGACGATCTCGCGCTCCGGGACCGTGCGCCCCTTCGACGCCGACGCGGACGGCACCGTCGGCGGCAACGGCGTCGCCGCCGTCGTCCTCAAACCGCTGGAGAGGGCGCTCGCCGACGGCGACACCGTGTACGCGGTGATCGCCGGGTCCGCCGTCACCAACGACGGCGCCGACCGGGCCGGGTTCGCCGCGCCGGGCTCCACCGGCCAGCGCGACGCCGTGCTCGGCGCGCTGCGCGCGGCCGGGGTGCCCGCCGACTCCATCGGCTATTTGGAGGCGCACGGCACCGGCACGCTCAAGGGTGACCCGATCGAGTTCGCGGCCCTCACCGAGGCGTTCCGGCTGCACACCGACCGCACCGGCTTCTGCGCGCTGGGCTCCACGAAGTCGGCGATCGGCCACCTGGACAGCGCGGCCGGGCTGGCCGGGCTGATCAAGGCGGTGCTGGTGCTGCGCCACGGGGAGATACCGCCGCTGGTGAACCACACCCGCCCCAACCCGGCCCTGGACGTGACCGGGAGTCCCTTCGTCCTGCCCACCCGCCCACGGCCCTGGCCCGCCGAGGAGGGCCGCCCGCGCCGGGCCGGGGTGCACTCCATCGGGATGGGCGGGACGAACGCCCACGTGATTCTGGAGGAGGCGCCGACCCCGGCCCCCCGCCCGCCGGACCGCGGGCAGGCCCCCGCCCTGCTGCCGTTGTCCGGCCACACCCCCGAGGCGCTCCTCGCCTCCGCCGGGGCCTTCCGCGACCACCTCACCGAACACCCCGGGACCGACCACGCCGACCTGCTCCTCAGCACCGCGCTCGGGCGACGGCACCTGGAACACCGACTGGTGGTCACCGCCCCGGCCGACGACACGGCGACGGCGCTGGACGCCTTCGTACGGGGCGAGGCGGGGGCGTACGCGCACGGCGTCGCCGGGGCGGAGGCGGACGGTGGACCGGTGTTCCTCTTCACCGGCCAGGGCAGCGGGTACGACGGGATGGGCGCGGTGCTCGCCGAGCGGTTCCCGGTGGTGGCCCGCACGTTGGAGGAGTGCGCGGGGATCCACCGGGACGAGACGGGGGAGGAGGGGTTCCTCGACCGGTTGCTGGGCGGCGCCGACGGTGGTCCCGCGGAGGGAGCGAGAGCCCGGGGCCCGGAGGGAGTGCGGGCTCGGGGCCCGGAAGGAGCGCGGGTCTGGGACACCGCCTTCGCGCAGCCCGCGCTCTTCGCCCTGCAGGTCGCGCAGGCGAGGCTGTGGCGGCGGTTCGGTGTCGAACCGGTCGCGGTGGCCGGGCACAGCGCCGGGGAGTACGCGGCCCTGTGCGTGGCCGGGGCGCTGACGCTGGAGGACGGACTGCGGCTGATCTGCAGGCGGGGGCGGCTGATGCGCGACGGCACCCCGGCCGGGGGCATGCTCGCGGTGTTCGCCGCCGAGGACGTCGTACGGGGGCTGGTCACGGAGGTCGACGGCCTCGAACTCGCCGTGGTCAACGGGCCCGGGCAGTACGTCGTGGGCGGACCGCCCGAGGCGGTGGCCGCCGCCCGCGCCCGGCTCGCGGAACGCGGCACGCCCGCGGAGCCCCTGCCGGTGGACCGCGCGTTCCACACCGCCCTGCTCGACCCCGTCCTGGCGGACTTCCGGGACGCCTGCGGAAAGGTACGGCCGCGGCCCACCAGGACCGAGTTCGTGAGCGGCCTTGACGGGGTCCGGCACCCGGTGGGCTGGCTGCCGGACGCCGACCACCTCGTGCGGGGGACCCGACGGCCGGTGGACTTCGCCGCCGTACTGCGCACGCTGGAGCGGACACCCGGGCCGCCGGTCCATCTGGAGATCGGCCCCGACGCGTCCCTCACCGGGCTCGTCCGGCGAGCCCGGCCGGACACCCCCGCCGTCCCCACCCAGCGCCGCGGCGACCGTGGCCTCGGCACCCTCTGGGCGGCCGTGGCCCGGCTGCACTGCGCGGGCCACCGGCTCGACTGGGCGGCCCTGCTCGACGGCAGCGACGCCCGCCGGATCCCGCTGCCGCCGTATCCCTTCCAGCACCGGTCGTACTGGACAGGACCGCCGCCCACCCCCTTGGCCGACGACCGCAGGACGGAGCACGGCATGACCGAACAGGCCGTACTGGAAAGGGTGCTGGCGCTCAGCGCCCGTCATCTCGGATACGCGCCGGAGGAGATCACCGCGGAGCGGACGTTCGTCGGGCTCGGCGCGGACTCGCTCCAACTCATAGGAATGGTGCGACAGTTGGAGGCCGAGTTCGGGGTGGAGATCGGGATGCGGGAGATCCTGGAGGAGGCGGGGACCCCACGGCTCGCGGCCCGGTTGATCGCGGAGCGGACGGGGCGGGGCGCGGTCTCGGCCTCCGCGGACGTCACCCCGGACGACGAGCCCGTGCACGTCACCCCCGACGAGGAACCCGTCTACGCCACCCGTGCCGAGGTCGAGGAACTCGCCCGCCAGATACGCCAACTCGCCGAGACCCAGACCAGGATGCTCGGTCAGCTCTCCGAGGCCGTGGCCCTGCTCGCCGAGGGCCGCAAGGAGGTCGGAGGATGA